The sequence below is a genomic window from Spiroplasma gladiatoris.
GACGTAATGTTTGTAGAAGATTCAGTAAGCAATCAAGGCGCTACTTTAAAATCAATACCTAGCTCTAAATATTATTTTGGAAAACTAACTTAAATTGAAATTATACACAGTAACAATAATATTTAAATTTATGAAAAATTTTTCATATTTTTTTTATAAATCACTTGCATTAACCTTAGGTCAATGTTTTAAAATAACATTGTAAGGAAAAAAGATATGAGTAAAAAATGATGATTTTCAGATTATGATGGAACAATTTTATTAGATTCTTCAGAAGGTATTTATAAACAAGACTTAGACTTTATTAATAAATGAATAAGAAACAATAATAACTTTGTAATTGCTTCTGGAAGAAATAGAGATGATTTAAAAAATATTTTAAAAACAAACAACTTAATTTATAACTATTTAATAACAAATAATGGAGCAATGGTACACGACAAAAATGATAAAGTAATTTTACACAAAACAATTTCTTTAGAAGTTAGAAAAGATATTTTAAAACTTATTAATAAATGAAAAGATAAAGTAGGTATACAACTTTTATTTGGTAATGAAAGTTTAACTGTGTCATGTATAAAAAATAAAAGAAAGGATGTAGAACCTAATCAAATGGTAGAACTACATTGATTAAAAGTAAATAATTTATCTTTAAATTTTGAAAGTAAAGTTTTAAACGATAAAAACTTAGACACAATAAAATTTTATAGTTATTTAGAAGATCTTGACTGTATTGAAAAAGATTTTGCAATTATAAAAAATACACGTTATATGCAAACTTATTATTTTGTATTAGAACTAACAAATAAAGAAGCCTCTAAATTAGATGGAATAAAAGAAATACAAAAAATATTTAATATAAAAGAAAATGACATTTATGTTTCAGGTGATGGAGAAAATGATATTGAAATGCTTGAAGCTTTTCAAAACTCTTTTGTTGTATCTTCAGGAAACAAAAAAGCTTTAAAAGCAGGTAAACATGTTATTGACTCGATAAGTGATATTAAAAAATATGTAGAGGAATAAAATGATGGAAACAAAAAAATTTTATGTAAGTGAAATTGCAAAACAATTTCACTTAACCCAAAACACTATAAGATTTTATGAAAAAAAAGGTTTATTACCTTGTATGAAAAGAGATTCAAACAATTATCGTTATATTTTAGAAGAAGATATTAAATGATTTAATACAGTTATTTGTTTAAAAAAAACAGGTATGTCTATAAGTGATATTAAAAAGTATATTTCACTAGCACAAAAGGGAAACACAAGTGCTAACGAACGTTTAGAAATGATTACAAAACAAAAAACACAAGTTGTTAATCAAATAGAGTTTTTAAAAAAACAACTAGAGTTTCTAAATTATAAAACAGATTTTTACAAAAAAATTTTAGAAAATAAATAAAGGAGATTAATTATATGAAAGCAGTTTTTGGAAGCAACTATCCTAATAAAGTTGTAGAAATAAAAGATGTAGAAAAACCAAAAAACTTAAAAGAAGATGAAGTACTAGTAAAAACTTTATTTTGTAGTTTGTGCCATAGTGATTTGAGCATGGCAATTGGAGAATGAGGAGAAAAATCAAAAACAAGTGTTGGTCATGAATCTATTGGAGAAGTTGTTGAGATTGGTAAAAATGTAAAAGATTTGCAAGTTGGAGATTATGTTGTAGGACCAGCTGGTATTCGTGGTGCATGTGAAGAGTGTAAATATTGTTTAAGAGGTGAAGAAGTATTTTGTAGTGAAGGTATTTTTATTGATAAACGTGGCTATGGAACAATGCAAGAATATACTATTGAAAAAGCAAACTTTAGTATAAAAGTTCCCAAAAATATAGATCTTGCTTCAGCGTGTATTATTACATGTGCTGGACTAACAGTTTATAAAGGTTTTAAATTAGCTAATACTATTAAAAATGACATTGTTGCAATTTATGGAATTGGAGGTTTAGGAAATATTGCAATTGAGTATGCTAAAAATGTTTTTGGTTTAAAAGTAATTGCAATTGGTTCGAATGAAGACAGTTTAAAAATAGCGAAAGAAAAAGGAGCAGACCTAATTATAAATTGAAAAAAACAAAATGTAGAGTCTGAAATTAATAAATTCACAAATAACCAAGGTGTAGATTTAGCAATGGTAACTAGTTCTACTATTGAACAATTTAGTTTAGCTTTAAAAAGCTTAGCTCCTTTAGGAAAACTTTGTTCAATAGGTTTACCTAATAAAGATTTAAATATAAATATTTTAGATTTAACATTCGGACAAAAAACAATATATGGATCATTGATTGGAACTAGACAAGATTTAAAAGAAGCTTTACAAGCTTTATACGATAATAAAGTTCATCCTGATTTTGAAATTAAATCAATTGATAAGGCAGAGAAGTACTTTGAATTAATGAATGAAAATAAACTTTTTAAACGAATTGTGTTTGATTTCTCAAAATAATCTTTAAAGATTATTTTTTTAATGCTTTAACAAACTTTGTTTTATAATATTTAAGAATAGAAAAAAGGTAAAAAAATGAAGTGATGATTTTCAGATTATGATGGAACAATTAATCTAAACCATAATGATTCAATTGATCCAAAAGATTTAAATTTTATAAATCGTTGAATAAAACAAGGAAATACTTTTGCTATTGCAACAGGAAGAATGGTTGGAGAAATACAAGATATTTTAAAAAAAGCAAAAGTACCTTACAACTATATAATTTGTAACAATGGAGCAATGGTTTATGAAAAAGAAAAAGGAATAATTGCCAAAACCCCAATACCTTTTGAATATCGTAAAAATATAAGTGAGATATTTAAAGAATTAAGAAATAATTTTATTTTAGGCTATTGTCTTTTAGATCAAAGAATGTCCTACTCAAAAATATACACAAAAGAAGTTGAGGAAAATCCTTTTTTAATAAAGTATGCGCCTAAAAAAAATAATTTTGAACAAGGACAAAAAGATATTTTAGAAAACCCTGATTTAAATTTGTTATATATTTATATAAATCAATCTGAAGCAAGAGATGTAAAAAAAATGTTACAAGAAAAGTTTAAAGGTTTGAAAGTTGTAAGAACTCACGCAAATGTAATTGAAGTAATGCATAAAGAAGTTTCTAAAGCGCATGGAATATTGGAAATTCAAAAATTAAAACATTTTGAATTAGACGATGTTATTACAAGTGGTGATGGCGAAAATGATATTGAGATGTTAGCTTTAACAAAAAACTCTTTTGTTATGAAAAATTATCAACCTGGTGTTGAAGAATACGGAAAGCACATAATTTCTAATGTTTGAGAAATTGAGGAGTATCTTAAAAAATAATATTATAAGTTTTTATAAAAAAATTTAAATTAATGTATATGAAATAACTCGTATTAAGATTACAATAACTAAAATTTTAAAACTGATTATATTATATTTCCGTTAGCTTTTTTGTAAAACTTTATTTCTTGAAAAATAAAGCTCATGATTTATCGAGTTGTCAAATACTGACCTGGAATTATTAAAGGTTTTAATGGTACACCAACGTTAGAAGAAATTGTTAATTCTGTAAATATAAGTAAGGAAAAATATAATCTTAATTATTCTGATGTTTATTATAAATATGATAACTAACCAAACAATAATCACGCTGTTATTTATTCTAGTTGAAGAACATTTATTTTTTTGGTATCGCTAATATTAACTATAAAAATATAATATTAGAAAAATTTATATGAATTAGAAGATGAAAATGTATAAATTTATTTAAACAGAAACGTTGATAAAAATGTCATCAAACAAGCAATTCTAACAATTAACATTTTTTTTAATATAGAAATAAAAAATGATTTGGATATAAAAATTAATAATATAATTATACAAAAAGATGAGAAATCGGAAAGTGTAGATATAGCACATTAAAATCTAGCCAAATTTTTATAGTTAATAAAATATGAAAAAAGACTTAACATCATTATCTAGTGAAGATTTAATTTTACAACCCAAAAAAGAATCAAAAGGAGTAATTACTATAATATTACTTCCTAATAGTTTATATATAAAAGTTGATAAAAAGGCTATAATTTTATTATCTCTTGATTGATTATTTTACTTGTTACATAATTGCTTGTTATTCATAAATATGTTTATTAGATTTTTAAAAAGTATAAGACACATACTTTAAATATGGTATTATATTAATGCTATTCGTACCAAAGAAAGTAACAGGGTTAAACCCTTAATTTGTTACCGAGGAATGAAATTATATTACATACTATTTTTTAAAATAGATATTTAGTGTATTTTTAATTAACCTCGTAAATAACTTTTCGAGGTTTTATTTTGATTTAATTTTGAATAGTGAAAAGGAGGTCGTACTAGTGTCAGTTTCAAGACCAGCACATGCTAAAAAAGATGAAATTGTAAAAGATATTACTAACAGAATTAAAAACTGCAAAGGAATGGTAATAGCTGAATACAAAAACTTATCAGTTGCTCAAATGACGCAATTAAGAAACAAGGCTCGTGAACAAGGAATCTTTATAAAAGTTTATAAAGATAGCTTAGTTTCAAGAGCAATTGAACAATTAAAAATAACAGGTTTAGAACCATATTTAACACAACAAAACGTGTACATATTTTCAGATGAAGAAGCTTTATATCCTGCAAAATTAGTTGATAATTTTGCAAAATTAAATAAAGATTTAAAGTTAAAAGCTGGAATTTATGAAGGTAACGTTATGGATACAGCAGCAATTAACGAAATTGCTTCTCTACCATCAAAAGAAGAACTATACTCAATGTTTGCTTCTTCACTTATTTACCCACTACGTCAATTTATGTTGACAGTAAAAGAAATCGCAAAAACAAGATCAGAATAATTTAAATTAAAGTGTACTAATAGCAAATTTAATTATTTGAAAAGGAGAAACTATCATGGCAATTACAAAAGATGATATTATTAAAGCTTTAGAAGAAATGAAGTTAACTGAGTTAAACGATTTAGTTAAAGCAATCGAAGACCACTTTGGAGTTGTTGCAGCAGCAGCAGTTGCAGCACCAGCTGCTGGAGCAGCAGATGCAGCACCAACAGAAGTTAATGTTTTATTAACAAATCCTGGAGGAAACAAAGTTGCAGTTATTAAAATTGTAAAAGAATTAACAGGATTAGGATTGATGGATGCTAAAAAATTAGTTGATGGAACATTACCAGCAACTATTAAAGAAAACGTAAAAGTTGAAGATGCAGAAGCAATCAAAAAACAATTAATGGATGCTGGAGCATCAGTGGATCTAAAATAATTTTAACAATTCCAAAAAGATTGATTACTCTTTCTATAAAAATTATGTTATATAATTTTGTAGAAAGAGTTTTTTTGAATTTAAAGAGGTATTTATGGCAAAATCAAACAAAATAGATTTTTTAAAAGATTATATAACAAACGAAGGTATAGAAGTAGGTGACTATACTTACTTTTATTCTCTTAATGGAGTCCAAGGACTAAAGGAATTTCAAAATAAAAATGTTTTATATCACTTCCCTAAAATAACAAAAACAAAATTAATAATTGGTAAATTTTGTGCGATTGCAGAAGATGTAAAGTTTATAATGAGTGGAGCAGAGCATAGAATTAACTCGTATTCAACTTATCCATTCGAAATGTTTTTAGAGTTTAGTAACAAATCAAAAATAAATTTAAAAAAGAATTATAAAAGCAATACCATTGTAGAAAATGATGTATGAATTGGTTATGGTGCTACTATTTTACCAGGAGTAAAAATTGGTAATGGGGCTATAATTGGTGCAAAAAGTGTTGTTACTAAAAATGTTGAACCTTACACAGTTGTTGCTGGAAATCCAGCAAAAGTTATAAGAAAAAGATTTGATAATAAAAAAATCTTCTACTTATTAGATTTAAAATGATGAGATAAACCAATAGATAAAATAATTAAACTTTTAGAAACTCTTACTAATGAATAAAATAATTTTAAGCATATTTTTATAGGTGTAATTAATTTTTACCCTTATATTTTTAAGTTACTAAAATAAATTTTATTTATCTAGAATAAAGTAAGGTTTTTTTTACTTTTTAAAAATACTCAAAATTATTAATAACAATTTAAATTAAATTTATTTTGAATTTAAATATACTTTGTCAAGTATAAAAAATGTTTTTTATAAGAATACTTCAAAATTATTTGAAGTATTTTTTTTATGTGGAATAAAACCGATATAAGCATATGCCGGAGGTCCATTATGTTTAATCATTATTCTTGTATAGTTATAAAACTCTACATAATTATCTATTACCTTTTTTAGATTGATAAAACTATTTTGTTTTAATTTAGTTTTTCATTCTTCTTTTAATGAAGAGAAAAAAGTTTCACACATTGCATTATAAATAGAGTTACCAGGTCTAGATATTGATATTATCATGTTATTTTTTTTTAGCATATCGTCTCGCAAATACAGATGTGTACTGAATTCCATTATTAGAATGAATAATTAGTTTTTTAGATATATCTTTTCTATGTAGCGAAGCTTTTTCCAGTGATTTTTTATAAATATCTATATCGTTTTTTAAAGATACTTCATGACCGACTATAAACCCAGTATTTGATCTTTTATAACACTTAAATATGCAAACTTTTTGTTAAACAGTATATAAGTGACATTTGTAACTCATAACTCATTTTTTGAGTATAAAGATCAGTTTCTATTAATATGATTAGGACCGTGTATTATTTTTTTGACTTCTTTAAGTTTTCTATTCATTTTTTTAACTCTTATAACTGAATATAATTTAAATATTTTCATAATTCTAGATATCTTAGTTTGGCTTACCATATTGCCTTTATTATTTAAAATTATTTTTATTATTAGTTCACTATAAATTCCATTGTGCTTCATAAAAATATCTTTTATTTTATAAGCTAAATTCATATCTAATTTTAATTATTGTATTTTGACTTATTTTTTTGTATCAACGATAATAACTAGCTCTAGTTATATTTAATAATTTACATAAAGAAAAAATTGCATATGTATTTTTATATTTATCTATTGTTTTGTAATAATTAATTATTCTTTTTTTGAATCCTCTGCTAGTTCATTGAACTTTTAAAAACCTCATTCTCCATTTCCAATCATTTTAATTTTTTGTTAAGTTTAGCGATTTTTTTGTCTTTTGGATCTTTTGAATTAGTTCTAATTTTTCCGTGATGTTTGTTGTGTTTTCCTGTTTTTGAAATGAGTGATTCATCACCATAAACTTCTCAATCTAAACACATTCTTCTAACTGTTGAATATGATATGTTGTAAGTTTTTGGTAAATCTCTAAAAGATAAATTTTGCTTAAAGTATTTATTTATTAATTCTTTTTTAGTATCAAAATCTAGAATATTTGATTTGTTTCCTTTTAAATTTGCCATATAAAAAATTCTCCTTGTATAATTTTATGTTTTTTTTAACATAATGTATACTTAGAGAATTATATTTAGATAATCTCATTTATTTGTTTTTATTTTATTAATTTTTAGAAAAAGCAAAACAACATATAATATAAGTAATAAGTTAGGAAAAT
It includes:
- a CDS encoding HAD-IIB family hydrolase yields the protein MSKKWWFSDYDGTILLDSSEGIYKQDLDFINKWIRNNNNFVIASGRNRDDLKNILKTNNLIYNYLITNNGAMVHDKNDKVILHKTISLEVRKDILKLINKWKDKVGIQLLFGNESLTVSCIKNKRKDVEPNQMVELHWLKVNNLSLNFESKVLNDKNLDTIKFYSYLEDLDCIEKDFAIIKNTRYMQTYYFVLELTNKEASKLDGIKEIQKIFNIKENDIYVSGDGENDIEMLEAFQNSFVVSSGNKKALKAGKHVIDSISDIKKYVEE
- a CDS encoding MerR family transcriptional regulator, which gives rise to MMETKKFYVSEIAKQFHLTQNTIRFYEKKGLLPCMKRDSNNYRYILEEDIKWFNTVICLKKTGMSISDIKKYISLAQKGNTSANERLEMITKQKTQVVNQIEFLKKQLEFLNYKTDFYKKILENK
- a CDS encoding zinc-binding dehydrogenase codes for the protein MKAVFGSNYPNKVVEIKDVEKPKNLKEDEVLVKTLFCSLCHSDLSMAIGEWGEKSKTSVGHESIGEVVEIGKNVKDLQVGDYVVGPAGIRGACEECKYCLRGEEVFCSEGIFIDKRGYGTMQEYTIEKANFSIKVPKNIDLASACIITCAGLTVYKGFKLANTIKNDIVAIYGIGGLGNIAIEYAKNVFGLKVIAIGSNEDSLKIAKEKGADLIINWKKQNVESEINKFTNNQGVDLAMVTSSTIEQFSLALKSLAPLGKLCSIGLPNKDLNINILDLTFGQKTIYGSLIGTRQDLKEALQALYDNKVHPDFEIKSIDKAEKYFELMNENKLFKRIVFDFSK
- a CDS encoding Cof-type HAD-IIB family hydrolase, translating into MKWWFSDYDGTINLNHNDSIDPKDLNFINRWIKQGNTFAIATGRMVGEIQDILKKAKVPYNYIICNNGAMVYEKEKGIIAKTPIPFEYRKNISEIFKELRNNFILGYCLLDQRMSYSKIYTKEVEENPFLIKYAPKKNNFEQGQKDILENPDLNLLYIYINQSEARDVKKMLQEKFKGLKVVRTHANVIEVMHKEVSKAHGILEIQKLKHFELDDVITSGDGENDIEMLALTKNSFVMKNYQPGVEEYGKHIISNVWEIEEYLKK
- the rplJ gene encoding 50S ribosomal protein L10, producing MSVSRPAHAKKDEIVKDITNRIKNCKGMVIAEYKNLSVAQMTQLRNKAREQGIFIKVYKDSLVSRAIEQLKITGLEPYLTQQNVYIFSDEEALYPAKLVDNFAKLNKDLKLKAGIYEGNVMDTAAINEIASLPSKEELYSMFASSLIYPLRQFMLTVKEIAKTRSE
- the rplL gene encoding 50S ribosomal protein L7/L12; protein product: MAITKDDIIKALEEMKLTELNDLVKAIEDHFGVVAAAAVAAPAAGAADAAPTEVNVLLTNPGGNKVAVIKIVKELTGLGLMDAKKLVDGTLPATIKENVKVEDAEAIKKQLMDAGASVDLK
- a CDS encoding CatB-related O-acetyltransferase, giving the protein MAKSNKIDFLKDYITNEGIEVGDYTYFYSLNGVQGLKEFQNKNVLYHFPKITKTKLIIGKFCAIAEDVKFIMSGAEHRINSYSTYPFEMFLEFSNKSKINLKKNYKSNTIVENDVWIGYGATILPGVKIGNGAIIGAKSVVTKNVEPYTVVAGNPAKVIRKRFDNKKIFYLLDLKWWDKPIDKIIKLLETLTNE
- a CDS encoding IS3 family transposase → MLKKNNMIISISRPGNSIYNAMCETFFSSLKEEWKTKLKQNSFINLKKVIDNYVEFYNYTRIMIKHNGPPAYAYIGFIPHKKNTSNNFEVFL